In Capsicum annuum cultivar UCD-10X-F1 chromosome 8, UCD10Xv1.1, whole genome shotgun sequence, the genomic window AGCAACAATAAGGGGCTGCGCAATCTCTTAAGGAAAAATCAGATTTAGAATTAGACAAGAAAGGAAGAAAAGTGTTGCTGGATCGTACCTTGAAGtgagaataaaaaaattactataggCAGATTTGCCGAAATCACTACTTTTTTGTGATTAagctgggtatgttgttgtttttgggCAGATTTGCCGAGATCTGGCAAGGGCTGATGTTCTCTCCTTGGTCTGCTGGTTGTCGGAGGTGGTAGATCTGGATCGTCGGTCGACGGTCATCGTGATGGGGTCGCTGGATTGTAGCTGACAGGTGGCGGCAGTGCAATGAAAAAACACAGGGAGGGAGAGGGGGTAGGGGTAGGAGGGGAGGGGGTGGGGGAAGAGGTACTGGGGGAAATCGTACCTGCTCACTGGTTGTGGTGGGTGGTCAGGGCAGCGGTATACAGTGGAGAGTGCTGGGTGATCTGCCAGTGCGTGGGTGAGAGGGATTATTTTACTGTTGAGCGCTCTGTTGAATATTATACAGTTAATCATTGTCGGTTTACATGGTAACTTCCTCCTTAAAATATCATGTAAATAAATGCAGTCTACCAAGAGGTtaactattttgcatggtttttTAACATATCAAGCAATTCTTTTCAATCTTTCCACCATCAAGCTCAAAGTTCAACTATTTTATATTGTTCCTAAACCTGGTGATGAAAATGAGAGTACAAAAAGAGTTGATGCATCCTAAAAGTCTATGCATGTTTCAAAGAAAGATATTTCTTCTTGTTTGAATGTTATTCATACTCTAGTTTCCTTAGCTTTCGTTCTCATGCAATACATTGTATACCTTTTTACAGAAAATCTTATTTGTCAACGATCATTGTGCTTTAGTTTCTGATCTGCAGGTCTTTACTCATATTTTGTCCTAGTTTAAACACTAATTAATTTTGAACTCAAGCAGAACCACCCTTTGGAGAACTGGGCCACTTGGAAAGCCAGTGCTCTGCAATGCATGTGGAACAAGATAGCGGACAAGGGGAGCACCAGATGACTATATTCCCAGACATGGAAACAGAGAAATACAGGTTTCTGGACAGGATGGCTCTTCAGCGTGTTTTGAAGAGGAAATGCATAACATCTCAAGCTTCGGTTCAGCAGGATCATTCTCACTCAACTGCAACCAGATGGAAGATACAAATGGTAAAATAATTTCATCTATATATATAGCACTTAGCTTGTCTCGGCAAACATGACGCACATTCCGAATAAAATCCTTTCTTAAGTGTAAAGGTTATAGGAAAGTGagattcaaaaaagagttataGGAAAGTGCAAAGCTGATATCTTCCTTTTCAATTTCTGGcaatttttttcttctgttttgCTTGATAGTAAGCCCAAAACTCTTAGTCAGAAAGAAAATCATGAGATAGATGAAACAAATATTGTGGATGCACCTTCCTAAAACCTAATCCTGCAGTGGGTATTCTGattcaaaagaaaaggaagagaCGGTTCCCCATATGCTATTATTGATTCCAATTACGAATCTCTAATTCTATTGATTAAAATCGGATAAAtttgaacccccccccccccccccccccaaaaaaaaaaaaggagggggAAACAGGGGAAGAGTGTACAGATCCTCTACACAACAAATTAACCATGAAACAAAAATTTCCATCAGCAGTCTCCCATTTTCCAAGTGGTTGTTTTATGTTAATATCTAATACTCAAAAGAATCACTTACACCATGAGCTCTAAGACAACTTGATAAGTATGTATCGACATTCATGAGAGtctgatttgatttattttatgcaGGAAATTCCTTTCGTTTCTAATTATTGTGACGTGCTTCTCAAATTTTGCAATGTCAAATCACGTTGAGGGTGTTACCAAATAAGTTGTAGGGAAGCAATCACTAGATGATACTCTATTATAAACTAAATGTTGGATTTCTTTCTTACTCATTGGCCATTAATCATAGTGTCTCCCCAAAGCTTCAAAAACTTACTTCCCTTTACACAATGAATTGGCATTGACAAACTTCAGgaaatttagattttcaataaaaatatgaACTGACCATACAAGATATATATGAGCTTAGCTACCCGCCCCGAAAAAAGATCTATTGTATTAGTACTTTATTGGTTTATGTGCACTAACGTTCACCTTTTGTTAGGCGAAGCAGGCAAAGATCTTCTCTGGAATCCTGTTAGTGTCCCAAAAAGGATGAGATCAGAGCTTCGACGTCGCATTTTGTCACCTGCTGAAAGACTCCTGAGGCAACTTTATAACAATCAACAGGAATCAGACTTTGAAGATATAGTTGTTGATGACAAAACTGTTACGCTAATCTATGCATCGAACAAATACATTCCTCCTAATGAGATTGGTCTTGAAGCTATGCTACTCGTATCACCAACTACTACTGCAGAACGCTCGGTATCTCCATCTCAAAAGGTAGACGATAATGCCTCTTTCTCAATGAATATTCTTGTAGAGAAGCCGCTCGTGTCACCAACTACTACTACAGAATTCTCGGTGTCCGTCTCCAATGGCAGAAGATTATGCCTCTTTCTCAATGAATGTTTCAGTAGAGAGGCCGCTCGTATCACCAACTACTACTCTAGAACTTTCGACATCTCTATCCCCGGTGGAAGAAGATAATGCTTATTTCTCAATGAATGTTCCTGTAGATAAGCCACTCATTTCACTAACTACGATTACAGAATGCTCGATAACTCCATTTCCGATGGCAGAAGATAATGCAACTTGCTCGATGAATGTTCCTGTTGAGAATTTATATCTGTAAGTGAAATTTGTGATGCATGCATAAGGTTCTAGCTGGTATGTGACGCCACGTCTTATTGTCTAGCTAGTGCAACGTTGGTTAAAAACAGTTTGGGGACATCCAGTAAAGTTGGAACTGCCCAAATTGTTTTTTAACTAACATTGCACTAGCTATACAATAAGACATTCCCTTACATACCAGCTTGAACCTTATGCATACATCTCAAATTTCACTTGTAGATTTGAATTCTCCACAGGACCATTCATTGAGTGAGTTGCATTATCTTCTGCCACTGGAGATGGAGATGCTGAGCGTTCTGTAGTCGTTGTTGGTGATACGAGTGGCTTCTCTGCAGGAACGTTCATTGAGAAATAAACATTATCTTCTTCCATCGGGGATAGAGATGTCGAAAGTTCTGTAGTAGTAGTTGGTGATACGAGCGGCCTTTCTACAGGAACATTCATTGAGAAAGAGGCATAATCTTCTGCCACTGGAGATGGAGACCGAGCTTTCTGGAGTAGTAGTTTGTGATACGAGCGGCTTCTCTATAGGAACACTCGTTGAGAATGAGGCATTATTGTCTATCTTTGGAGATGGAGATGCCGAGCGTTCTGTAGTAGTAGTTGGTGATACGAGCAGCATAGCTCCAAGACCAATCTCATTAGGACAAATGTATTTGTTCGGTGCATAGATTAGAGTGACAGTTTCGTCAACAACTATATCTTCAAAGTCTGGTTCCTGTTGATTGTTATAAAGTTGCCTCTGGAGTCATTCAACAGGTGACAAAATGTGATGTCTAAGCTCTGATCTCATCCTTTTTGGGACACTGCCAAGTCCTTATAAAACAACGTATTTTCCGATCTACGCCTCTTGCAAGATGCTGGGTGGCATGGAACTACTGGTAATTAATAGCGGCACATACCTGACCTGCATCGGAAGTGACATAAAAAAGACAGCTGAATCAAGATGTCGATGAAAGGATTCCAGAGAGGATATCTTTGCCTGCTTCGCCCAACAAAAGGTGAACGTTAGCGCACATAAACCAATAAGGTATTAATACAATAGATCTTTTTTTGGGGTGGGTAGCTATGCTTTTATATATCTTGTATAGTTAAAGTGTAGTTGGACGCATCAGttcatattttattgaaaatccAAATTAGCTGAAATTTGTCAATGTCAATTCATCGTGTAAAGGGAAGTAAGGTTATGAAGCTTTGGGGAGACACTATTATTAATGGCTAATGAGCAAGAAAGAAATCCAATATTTGGTTTATAGAGTATTATATAGTGATTGCTCCCTACGGCTTATTTGGTAAAATACTGAATGTGATTTGACATTGCAAAATTTTACAAACACATCACATAATTGGTATCAAGATGGCTACTTTCTGGCTCATTTTAATATGCCGGTGGTCTCCTGATGTATTTGAACTCTACAGAGAATGATTGGAAAAATCAGAATGATTGGAAAAATCAGATATTGAATCCTCATAGGCTGCTCTCAAATGTCTCGAGTCGGACACGTCTTATAAGATTAAAGTTTGGGCATCCGGAGTTACTTCTATAGCCTCTTGCTAGCTGTAGTTTTAAATGGAGTGATTTTTACTTGGTCTCAGAAATACTTCTTGACCAGTAGTCAGTTTTGGCAATAATAACTTTGGCATTCAGACCTCAGTATGTGTGTAAGGTGTTTAAATTATTTGACTGTTCATGTAACTGATTTTATGTAAAACCTTTTACCAAAGTATTTTGTGGCAACTTCATATTTGTTCTTTGATGGTTTACCTTTATGTCAAACATTTAATTGCTGTTCAGTTGCCTTGTTTTAAGATCTTTATTGATATATACCTATTTTAAGGCAATAATTCCAATTTGATGTTGTCCCAAGATCAAGTGATCTAAATGTATATGATGTAAAGTAGTAACAGAACCTTTTTGAAGAAGCTATGATAACTAATAGCAGAAACTGGTAATCAGTTCAGCTAAAGGCGTTTGTTCCTGAACTACATCCTCGAAAACTGAGGTGTTTTATCTGTACAACTATCCAGACAACACTTTTATTCCAACTTCAGCTTCAACGATTATTTTGGGACTCCCATCTTCAAATGTCCAAATGACCAATGCTCATGAAACATTCATGTCTCAAGCCTAAGAGTGCAAATGGAGTTTCAACAACTAGTTTCGAGGTCTTTAGAAATCAAGGACAAATCAGATCAAGCAGCAGCTAGGTCCTCAAGAATTGGAGTACTACCTGAAAATACCATAAATCAGATCCTAAGTTGGCACAAGTTATAAAAATACACAGAGTTCCATTTACAAAATCTGGGCGTGATGAATATGTTGATGCATCAGTAAAATCCCACCAGACCAGGCTACCATAGCTTTAAACAGTGTTTCTTCAGCCTAAAATTCACGATGCTTCCAATGCAGCCTTTTTATCCTCCAAAAGCTTCAACACTTTCCTCCAGCTTTCCAGCTTAGCCATTTTTTTCTAGCTGCTCTGGCTTCGTGTCTTTCTCTTCAGTCTTCTGCTGTTGAGCTTCTGTCAGCCAAATCTACACCAACTTCTGTCAGCCAAATCTACACCAAATAACGCAGAGGTTAGTTTAGCAGAGAGGGGTAAGTGCATCGTGAACCTTCAAGCTTCAGAAGAATGTAGTACATATAAATCACCAGTGTAAAAATCataattgattttatttattttttctccgATCACAAAAATCCACATCATTCTAAAACtacagatttttttattttttttttttgccaatgACCAGAGATTCTAAACGTCTGTAGTTTTAGAAAGATGGGACTATTAGTAGAAATCAAACAAAGATCTTCATCACATTTGACAGAAGTGTTGAAATGGGAGCAGCACCATGGACCGAAAAATGCTATTCAAAGGTGGACATATAACGAACTAGAGATCATATAAAATGAGTAGCTGGAGGCATGGCAAACAAAGATGATACCAGAGTATCTCTAAAATGCTGTAAGATGCATCAAACTTACTTCATAGATCTTGAACGATGGCATGCCATCAGAGAACTAGAAGCATTAGAGAACATACCTTTTTCTTCAGAGCTCGGATCTTTTTGTCAATGTCCTGCACACTATCTCCCATGGCAGAAGACTCAGTTGAATTTGAAGGAGGGACAACACGATTTGCAGATAAGGCAAGATTATTTATCCGGGACATAACTGACTCAACCTGGTCTGGAACGTCGGCCGAATTTTCAGCAGATGAGA contains:
- the LOC107839967 gene encoding uncharacterized protein LOC107839967 isoform X2; translated protein: MKKHREGEGVGVGGEGVGEEVLGEIVPAHWLWWVVRAAVYSGECWVICQCVEPPFGELGHLESQCSAMHVEQDSGQGEHQMTIFPDMETEKYRFLDRMALQRVLKRKCITSQASVQQDHSHSTATRWKIQMEIPFVSNYCDVLLKFCNVKSR
- the LOC107839967 gene encoding uncharacterized protein LOC107839967 isoform X3; this translates as MKKHREGEGVGVGGEGVGEEVLGEIVPAHWLWWVVRAAVYSGECWVICQCVEPPFGELGHLESQCSAMHVEQDSGQGEHQMTIFPDMETEKYRFLDRMALQRVLKRKCITSQASVQQDHSHSTATRWKIQMAKQAKIFSGILLVSQKG
- the LOC107839967 gene encoding uncharacterized protein LOC107839967 isoform X1 is translated as MHNISSFGSAGSFSLNCNQMEDTNGEAGKDLLWNPVSVPKRMRSELRRRILSPAERLLRQLYNNQQESDFEDIVVDDKTVTLIYASNKYIPPNEIGLEAMLLVSPTTTAERSVSPSQKVDDNASFSMNILVEKPLVSPTTTTEFSVSVSNGRRLCLFLNECFSREAARITNYYSRTFDISIPGGRR